One Scomber scombrus chromosome 4, fScoSco1.1, whole genome shotgun sequence genomic region harbors:
- the unm_hu7912 gene encoding apical junction component 1 homolog, which translates to MTRTHPPDILASTLYRDVTLNPITDPSISLNSFQQCDLKMIDKPEIINKRHCRSFDFIESLDDPHSFSSSMEYPYKRAEHQTLNKDLMWNGLDQTGHLRFSSPDLFNTRHFQQHNPQDKTSHLTWSDSKNRKRSKSAPRIKSTLTPVPISVSPPGTRKVRDAPQAASDTLRTSEMHRETYSSNRAFLNEVHPIKLQPHSPLYVSDCFEEDKPDKPAITPHVRCRMDIKPDASVLQHTSRLAPSARTEHLWQRYSQASSSRGVYVPRQIVSSPTPIPSECYSGDFRHGYHYATSMSPISYQHLDMHRMPSPTAPYLSQEQRAYSNPNIPTKFFYTEDPVRYPVHPYSRAYFQDDRSSLTSHGSTMTSQYDPRTRWVHTLPVRSYYTDHIPNQPANSVYTRPYSTSEAGSYFSQTPLSRSYYGEDQRFNPYHQSSSRLFYSKPFNSPEEQYFPSRPYHTEGRRRPRMSQAFSDDWYRSSISGYSNQSSQHTPPRVRQDPGIPPWFTNSCMETRLGAEVKNHSKSWDNILYPRHDREQSVPRGRSYENLFYQARHGTPADITSQPVILNLSSSPRRYAALSLSENSLERGSSNPWRNTKSGQWFVTPEITITDNDICAGNSKRRDVHSVSWDTPDIEKTPSPRVMHQKPTSNTADITKDRKHNNFSLQQSLEQLDELLADLVVDYKPPTRRRSSEDLLDQLKHLISEDDEKSRGSSGLENLGSLNTQLPSSKSSPDTIKDPDSGFDALQRSAEECSPDHSTDEDDTMVCANKKCNRTENMFNACLYFKSCHSCYTFYCSRNCRRDDWEIHKETCLYGRVSSVCRHTLKFCRENSEIHKAFSRVAKAGYLSRGRGVLFLGFANPETADNFLQVGLESLLMSPTYLSLRELDGFKDNLGEYCKELQHAGNEYDPNECFLLNVSIAVGELVPNRPSPRFQTPTVRKYAKVSLASSSPDKKVLKRDSEMETLILTPPPGTPDIDKEGEEGRKAREVCFVNIQRELRIRGVFLRHEYPKIYNQLCEFVESNKRFTPTTIYPIDKRTGKQFMCMIMAASEPRTLDWVGTPHLLDDII; encoded by the coding sequence ATGACACGAACACATCCCCCTGATATACTGGCATCGACTCTATATCGGGACGTTACCCTAAATCCCATCACTGACCCCTCTATTTCTCTCAACTCCTTCCAGCAATGTGACTTGAAGATGATTGACAAACCAGAAATCATTAACAAAAGACACTGCCGTAGCTTTGACTTCATTGAGTCCCTGGACGATCCACACTCCTTCTCTTCCTCAATGGAGTACCCTTACAAGAGGGCTGAGCATCAGACATTAAACAAAGATCTAATGTGGAATGGACTAGATCAAACAGGGCACCTTCGCTTTTCATCTCCTGATCTGTTTAATACCAGGCATTTCCAGCAGCACAACCCCCAAGACAAAACCAGCCATCTTACCTGGTCAGActctaaaaatagaaagagatcCAAAAGTGCTCCAAGAATCAAGTCCACCCTCACTCCTGTGCCCATCTCAGTATCTCCACCAGGAACCAGGAAGGTAAGGGATGCACCGCAGGCTGCGTCAGATACTTTGAGGACTTCTGAGATGCATCGAGAGACATATTCTTCAAACAGGGCTTTTTTGAATGAGGTCCATCCTATAAAACTGCAGCCTCATTCTCCCCTTTATGTCTCTGATTGTTTTGAAGAGGATAAACCAGATAAACCAGCCATAACCCCTCATGTCAGGTGCCGTATGGATATTAAACCAGATGCTTCTGTACTCCAGCACACATCCAGACTGGCTCCCAGTGCACGGACTGAGCATCTTTGGCAGAGATACTCACAGGCCAGTAGTAGTAGAGGTGTGTATGTACCACGGCAGATTGTCTCGTCACCAACACCCATTCCAAGCGAATGCTACAGTGGAGATTTTAGGCATGGATACCACTACGCCACCAGCATGTCTCCCATCTCTTACCAGCATCTAGACATGCATAGAATGCCATCACCAACAGCACCATATCTGAGTCAAGAACAAAGAGCTTACTCAAACCCGAACATTCCTACAAAATTTTTCTATACTGAGGACCCTGTTCGGTATCCAGTTCATCCATATTCCAGGGCATACTTTCAGGATGATCGGTCTAGTCTAACCAGTCATGGAAGTACTATGACCAGTCAGTATGATCCAAGGACTCGATGGGTGCATACCCTTCCAGTCAGGTCGTATTACACAGACCATATTCCCAACCAGCCAGCAAACTCTGTATATACTAGACCTTACTCTACAAGTGAGGCAGGGTCATACTTTTCTCAAACTCCACTGTCCAGATCCTACTATGGAGAGGACCAACGGTTCAATCCATATCATCAAAGTAGCTCAAGGTTGTTTTATTCCAAGCCATTCAACTCTCCTGAGGAGCAGTACTTTCCATCAAGGCCATATCACACAGAAGGCCGTCGACGCCCTCGAATGTCCCAGGCTTTTTCAGATGACTGGTATCGCTCAAGTATATCTGGTTATTCTAACCAGTCCTCTCAGCACACACCACCAAGAGTAAGGCAAGACCCTGGTATACCCCCGTGGTTTACTAACAGCTGCATGGAGACAAGACTAGGAGCAGAGGTCAAAAACCACTCCAAGTCTTGGGACAATATTTTATATCCACGGCATGACAGAGAGCAATCAGTTCCTCGTGGACGAAGCTATGAAAACCTGTTTTACCAAGCAAGGCATGGAACACCTGCTGATATTACATCTCAACCTGTTATCCTTAACCTTTCAAGTTCACCAAGGCGCTATGCTGCCCTGTCACTTTCCGAAAACTCGTTGGAGAGGGGCTCAAGCAATCCATGGAGGAATACCAAGAGCGGGCAGTGGTTTGTAACTCCGGAGATCACCATAACAGACAATGACATATGTGCAGGCAACAGCAAACGGCGTGATGTGCACTCTGTCAGCTGGGATACACCGGACATTGAAAAGACACCATCTCCGAGAGTAATGCATCAGAAACCAACATCCAACACAGCAGACATAACcaaagacaggaaacacaacaaCTTCTCCCTCCAGCAGAGTCTGGAGCAACTGGATGAACTATTAGCTGACTTGGTTGTTGATTACAAACCACCAACTAGAAGAAGGTCAAGTGAGGACCTTTTGGACCAGCTGAAACATCTGATTAGTGAGGACGATGAAAAAAGCAGAGGATCTTCCGGACTTGAAAACTTAGGAAGTCTGAACACTCAGCTCCCATCCTCTAAATCCAGCCCTGACACAATCAAAGACCCTGATAGTGGGTTTGATGCTTTACAAAGGAGTGCAGAAGAATGTTCTCCAGACCACAGCACAGATGAAGATGACACCATGGTCTGTGCTAACAAGAAGTGCAATCGGACTGAGAATATGTTCAATGCTTGCTTGTACTTCAAATCGTGCCACAGTTGCTACACCTTTTATTGCTCACGGAACTGTCGCAGGGATGACTGGGAGATCCATAAAGAGACCTGTCTGTATGGCCGTGTGAGCAGTGTTTGTCGACACACACTCAAGTTCTGCAGAGAGAATTCAGAGATACATAAAGCCTTTTCTCGTGTTGCTAAAGCTGGCTACCTCTCCAGAGGGAGAGGCGTTCTCTTTCTGGGTTTTGCTAATCCAGAGACAGCTGACAACTTCCTGCAAGTTGGGCTAGAGAGTCTCCTCATGTCTCCCACATACTTATCTCTCAGAGAGCTGGATGGCTTCAAGGACAACCTAGGTGAATATTGCAAGGAACTGCAGCATGCAGGTAATGAGTACGACCCCAATGAATGTTTCCTTCTGAATGTATCCATAGCTGTTGGTGAACTAGTACCTAACCGACCTTCACCGAGGTTCCAAACACCAACAGTTCGAAAATATGCAAAGGTGTCCTTAGCTTCTTCAAGCCCTGACAAAAAGGTACTCAAGAGGGATAGTGAAATGGAAACTCTCATCCTCACTCCACCTCCAGGCACACCAGACATTGacaaggagggggaggaaggaagaaaagccAGAGAGGTGTGCTTTGTCAATATCCAGCGTGAGCTCAGGATCAGGGGAGTCTTTCTGCGTCACGAGTACCCCAAAATCTATAATCAGCTGTGTGAGTTTGTGGAGAGCAACAAAAGATTTACTCCAACTACGATTTATCCAATAGATAAGAGAACAGGGAAGCAGTTTATGTGCATGATCATGGCTGCATCTGAGCCACGGACACTGGATTGGGTGGGCACCCCACATCTCTTGGATGATATTATATAG